In Aegilops tauschii subsp. strangulata cultivar AL8/78 chromosome 3, Aet v6.0, whole genome shotgun sequence, one genomic interval encodes:
- the LOC109774295 gene encoding RING-H2 finger protein ATL64: MSAMSGNTMAGAPAMPEAAGGPYERELNYSFTGRVALTVVFVLFGLTVVIVIMRVLLYVLVYRSGRGGGRGSGGLAAGILRSINSFGRIGSRRHGLDASALSALPVTVYRKEVGSTSAAGADCAVCLSELADGDTVRQLPNCGHVFHVECVDAWLRTRTTCPLCRAEAELSQGQRSGKAEAAAQSSSGTEPPQPTLLGAGGTLIVTVQGGIQRDVRG, translated from the coding sequence ACACCATGGCTGGCGCGCCGGCCATGCCGGAAGCCGCCGGGGGTCCATACGAGCGGGAGCTGAACTACAGCTTCACTGGGCGCGTCGCGCTCACCGTCGTCTTCGTCCTCTTCGGGCTCAccgtcgtcatcgtcatcatGCGCGTCTTGCTGTACGTGCTGGTGTATCGGTCTGGCCGAGGCGGAGGCCGCGGCAGCGGCGGCCTCGCCGCTGGCATCCTCCGGTCCATCAACTCGTTCGGAAGGATCGGCAGCCGGCGGCACGGGCTGGACGCGTCCGCGCTCTCCGCGCTGCCGGTCACCGTGTACCGGAAGGAGGTCGGCTCCACCAGCGCCGCTGGGGCTGACTGCGCCGTGTGCCTGTCGGAGCTCGCGGACGGGGACACGGTGCGGCAGCTGCCGAACTGCGGGCACGTATTCCACGTGGAGTGCGTCGACGCGTGGCTGCGCACCAGGACGACGTGCCCTCTCTGCCGGGCAGAGGCGGAGCTGTCCCAGGGCCAGCGGAGCGGCAAGGCGGAGGCGGCTGCGCAGTCGTCATCGGGCACGgagccgccgcaaccgacgttgCTTGGTGCAGGAGGAACCTTGATAGTGACCGTACAAGGTGGTATCCAGAGAGACGTGCGCGGGTAA
- the LOC109774281 gene encoding uncharacterized protein yields the protein METISRYFKQVIYAVEELRGEMIKPPTSRTPTKIRTIPRWYPYFNVSTDRLHWGNRWYSCHCQSASVTICSIQGEHYTSQNVLAAVDFDMKFTYVLAGWEGKTRYHLTEFAGRNYPRTPHELFNLRHYNLRVTVERDFGALKSRFKILNQKPFHTFPTQIKLVLTCCILHNWILQWGVDELVSEEEDVTEDDVVSSGHGVKAFDNEAWKNKRMGWAQAIWDNRGQTRI from the exons ATGGAGACCATCTCAAGGTACTTCAAGCAAGTGATCTATGCTGTCGAGGAGCTCAGAGGAGAGATGATCAAGCCACCAACCAGTCGGACACCTACCAAGATTCGCACTATCCCAAGATGGTATCCATACTTCAATGTGAGCACTGACA GATTGCATTGGGGCAATAGATGGTACTCATGTCACTGCCAGAGTGCATCGGTCACAATCTGCAGCATACAGGGGGAGCACTACACAAGCCAGAATGTGCTTGCTGCTGTTGACTTCGATATGAAGTTCACCTATGTGCTGGCTGGCTGGGAAGG GAAAACCAGGTACCATCTGACCGAGTTCGCTGGTAGGAACTATCCTAGGACTCCACATGAGTTGTTCAATCTCAGACACTACAACCTTAGAGTTACTGTTGAGAGGGATTTTGGAGCTCTGAAGAGCAGGTTTAAGATCCTAAATCAGAAGCCATTCCACACTTTCCCCACTCAGATCAAGCTTGTTCTTACTTGTTGCATTCTGCATAACTGGATCCTGCAATGGGGTGTTGATGAACTGGTGTCTGAGGAGGAAGATGTGACGGAGGACGATGTTGTCAGCTCTGGTCATGGTGTGAAGGCATTTGACAACGAAGCCTGGAAGAACAAAAGGATGGGTTGGGCACAGGCAATATGGGATAATAGAGGTCAGACAAGgatctga
- the LOC109774288 gene encoding E3 ubiquitin-protein ligase ATL41 — protein MSGTSFTGAPASDAPLAPYPRQQNYSFNGRVLLMAAFLLFGLTIFFTLIRFLLYVLVARSGGRRRRGSFTAGILRSINSFGGTSGRRGLDASALSALPVTAYRKEGAATAGADCAVCLSELADGEKVRELPNCGHSFHVECVDAWLRSRTTCPLCRAEAELPKGNGKAEVAAQSSSSSPSSSAREPPQQALFVGGGTLIVTVQGGFPDTQRGVRGSTSG, from the coding sequence ATGTCAGGGACCTCTTTCACCGGCGCGCCGGCGTCAGATGCCCCCCTGGCTCCGTACCCGCGGCAGCAGAACTACAGCTTCAACGGGCGCGTCCTGCTTATGGCCGCCTTCCTCCTTTTCGGGCTCACCATCTTCTTCACCCTCATCCGCTTCTTGCTGTACGTGTTAGTGGCGCGGTCTGGcggccgccgtcgccgcggcAGCTTCACCGCCGGCATCCTGCGGTCCATCAACTCGTTTGGCGGAACTAGCGGCCGGCGTGGGCTGGACGCCTCCGCGCTCTCCGCGCTGCCGGTCACCGCGTACCGGAAGGAGGGCGCCGCCACCGCCGGGGCTGACTGCGCCGTGTGCCTGTCGGAGCTCGCCGACGGAGAAAAGGTGCGGGAGCTGCCCAACTGCGGGCACTCGTTCCACGTGGAGTGCGTCGACGCATGGCTGCGCTCCAGGACGACCTGCCCTCTCTGCCGCGCCGAGGCTGAGCTGCCCAAGGGGAACGGCAAGGCGGAGGTGGCGGCGCAGTCGTCGTCGTCCTCCCCCTCATCCTCTGCCAGGGAGCCGCCGCAACAGGCGTTGTTCGTTGGAGGAGGAACCTTGATCGTGACCGTGCAAGGTGGCTTCCCGGATACGCAAAGGGGCGTGCGTGGGTCAACATCGGGGTAG